One segment of Primulina tabacum isolate GXHZ01 chromosome 6, ASM2559414v2, whole genome shotgun sequence DNA contains the following:
- the LOC142548673 gene encoding DNA-directed RNA polymerases II, IV and V subunit 6A-like, whose translation MADEDYEMDGGYEDEPMEPEIDEEAEVEEDNNNEDTPDPIEGDGDEKQEQVPIARPRKTSKYMTKYERARILGTRALQISMNAPVMVELEGETDPLEIAMKELRQRKIPFTIRRYLPDGSYEDWGVNELIVEDSWKRQVGGE comes from the exons CTACGAGGATGAGCCAATGGAACCCGAGATTGAT GAAGAGGCGGAAGTTGAAGAAGATAATAACAACGAGGACACTCCTGACCCGATCGAAGGCGATGGAGATGAGAAACAGGAGCAGGTACCCATTGCACGCCCTCGgaaaacatcaaaatatatgaCCAAGTACGAAAGAGCTAGGATTCTGGGCACGAGGGCTCTGCAGATAAG CATGAATGCTCCCGTTATGGTTGAATTAGAAGGTGAAACTGACCCGCTCGAG ATTGCAATGAAGGAGCTACGACAGCGAAAAATACCGTTCACTATTCGTCGTTACCTCCCTGATGGAAG CTATGAAGATTGGGGAGTGAATGAATTGATTGTGGAAGACTCGTGGAAAAGGCAAGTTGGGGGAGAGTGA